One genomic window of Amphiura filiformis chromosome 3, Afil_fr2py, whole genome shotgun sequence includes the following:
- the LOC140147202 gene encoding craniofacial development protein 2-like, which translates to MVNKEGGSLICEITQQQIIVIANFQGNPATTGIVTYCPTNVADEDAVENHYDSMRIAIESIPAHYLLIVMGDFNARVGLEDTKFTHHDTTHRNGKYLVELATEKNLIIANTQFRKKAGKLWTFTSPGGNKYQLDYILIRRKWRNSLQNAEAYNTIAGVGFDITE; encoded by the exons atggtaaacaaggAAGGTGGTAGCCTCATT TGTGAGATCACACAACAGCAGATTATTGTCATTGCAAACTTCCAGGGTAACCCAGCAACAACTGGCATCGTTACATATTGCCCAACCAACGTAGCTGATGAAGACGCAGTAGAGAATCACTACGATAGTATGAGGATAGCCATTGAATCCATCCCAGCTCATTACCTCTTGATAGTGATGGGCGATTTCAATGCTAGAGTTGGACTGGAAGACACTAAATTTACACACCATGACACCACTCACAGAAATGGAAAGTACCTTGTGGAACTAGCAACAGAGAAGAATCTCATAATTGCGAACACACAGTTTCGTAAGAAAGCTGGAAAATTATGGACATTTACAAGCCCAGGAGGCAATAAATACCAACTAGACTATATACTCATACGAAGAAAATGGAGGAACAGTCTGCAGAACGCCGAGGCATACAACACCATTGCTGGTGTGGGCTTCGATATCACAGAATAG
- the LOC140148406 gene encoding monocarboxylate transporter 13-like, translating to MVHQTVDRGWSWMICLSGCVIRFLLNGFWTSIGLFFIHWERDFDSDATSVSIIGSIIMCQWLMGPVASSLGHMLTYRTITLISGILIMISFVVGSIMAQTIWHLYIMSAFAAIGLGFAWYISVTHVTYYFVNKLGLALSLVTGCAASGTLVLPFFFQMCLEEYGWRGTLLVTAGIMCNISVVALLLRPVEKPIKIDYAKVPLAYIAEKQTESIAAKLKRCIGTCATSFNFNLFRQSLPFWVTCFLGLANGIAFTPVYVYIAPHAVKLGIEEFDAALLLVITGISSLLARFSAGIIVDKNIISAWKFSALCLGVCGISCVALPANNSFWFLVTLSALYGVSNGGAEVLYFLVIVELVGKDDTPASIAWASMLWAVGGVISVYFGGYLYDKTGSYNLVFIVAGCVVFCEAVLTLSTNQIHKLQTKIETKKGGLMCYKKTTCDVDVSNGHMYALLKKPNVPSKETNEIVIGYVTSL from the exons ATGGTACACCAAACAGTTGACAGAGGATGGAGCTGGATGATTTGTCTCAGCGGATGTGTTATACGCTTTTTACTTAATGGATTTTGGACCAGCATtggtttgttttttatccattgGGAGAGAGATTTTGACTCGGATGCTACCAGTGTATCTATTATTGGTTCCATCATTATGTGTCAATGGCTTATGG GTCCAGTAGCGTCATCATTAGGCCACATGTTAACATATCGTACAATTACGTTAATTTCTGGTATACTTATAATGATTTCATTCGTTGTTGGAAGTATCATGGCTCAGACTATTTGGCACCTTTACATAATGTCTGCATTTGCCG CAATTGGCCTTGGCTTTGCATGGTACATCTCTGTGACACACGTTACGTACTATTTCGTCAATAAACTTGGGTTAGCCCTTAGCCTTGTTACAGGATGCGCTGCATCAGGGACTCTTGTGCTtccatttttctttcaaatgtgcctTGAAGAATATGGATGGAGAGGAACATTGTTAGTAACTGCAGGAATTATGTGCAATATCAGTGTTGTTGCTTTACTTCTTCGACCGGTCGAGAAACCAATCAAGATCGACTACGCAAAGGTACCACTTGCATACATAGCTGAAAAGCAAACTGAATCAATTGCCGCAAAATTAAAACGATGCATTGGTACATGTGCAACAAGTTTTAATTTTAATCTATTTCGCCAAAGCTTGCCTTTTTGGGTGACCTGTTTTTTGGGTCTCGCTAACGGAATTGCATTTACTCCAGTTTATGTGTACATTGCACCACATGCAGTAAAACTGGGTATTGAAGAGTTTGATGCTGCTTTACTATTAGTTATTACAGGAATAAGCTCGCTGTTAGCAAGATTTTCTGCAGGCATAATTGTTGACAAAAACATTATTTCAGCCTGGAaattttccgctctctgtctcgGTGTATGTGGAATATCTTGCGTCGCTTTGCCAGCGAACAATTCATTTTGGTTTTTGGTAACATTATCAGCCTTGTATGGTGTTTCTAATGGAGGTGCTGAAGTCCTCTACTTCTTGGTTATCGTTGAGTTAGTGGGAAAAGATGACACACCGGCCAGTATTGCATGGGCGTCTATGCTATGGGCCGTAGGTGGTGTCATCTCCGTCTATTTTGGAG GATATCTCTATGACAAGACTGGTAGCTATAACCTCGTCTTCATAGTAGCTGGATGTGTTGTTTTCTGTGAAGCtgtattaactctctccacaaaTCAAATACACAAATTACAAACGAAGATCGAGACTAAAAAGGGAGGATTAATGTGTTATAAGAAAACAACCTGTGATGTCGATGTATCAAATGGCCATATGTATGCCTTACTGAAAAAACCAAACGTGCCATCTAAAGAAACCAATGAGATAGTCATCGGTTATGTAACGTCCTTATAG